One Campylobacteraceae bacterium DNA window includes the following coding sequences:
- a CDS encoding 2,3-bisphosphoglycerate-independent phosphoglycerate mutase: MTNKTLLVITDGIGHNEENTFNAFTNAKTPTYDKLFKSVPNSLIHTYGEHVGLPNGQMGNSEVGHMTIGTGRVLYQDLVKINKAIQEDELKNNEVLKNTLERANNIHILALLSDGGVHSHISHIIALALIASKTNKKVKLHLITDGRDVAPDSCAIYIKEILDICNENISIASISGRYYAMDRDNRWERIQKAYDSIVFAKNTSTEDILSYVSNSYENDIYDEFIEPCTFNNYQGFSANDGIIFANFRSDRMREMSACISDSSFSEFKRFKENLFIATMTQYNKNLPLPIMFPKEIPLNTLGDVISNAGLSQVHTSETEKYAHVTFFFNGGVEEPLLNEKRILIPSPNVATYDLQPEMSAIEVCDAVISSMEENNDFIVVNFANGDMVGHTGSYDAALKSVEVVDSQLERIIDKVKELNYNLVLTSDHGNCERMKDENGKVLTNHTVGDVFCFVISEGVNKINNGSLNNIAPTVLKLMNLPIPTEMDEALF; encoded by the coding sequence ATGACAAATAAAACATTACTTGTAATAACAGACGGTATTGGACATAATGAAGAAAATACATTTAATGCATTTACAAATGCCAAAACACCTACTTATGACAAACTATTTAAAAGCGTTCCAAATTCACTAATTCATACTTACGGAGAACATGTAGGACTACCCAATGGACAAATGGGAAATTCTGAAGTGGGGCATATGACTATTGGTACAGGAAGAGTTTTATATCAAGATTTAGTAAAAATTAATAAAGCAATACAAGAAGATGAATTAAAAAACAATGAAGTATTAAAAAACACCTTAGAGCGTGCAAATAATATTCATATACTTGCTTTATTAAGTGATGGAGGTGTGCATTCGCATATTTCACATATTATTGCATTGGCTTTAATTGCTTCTAAAACAAACAAAAAAGTCAAACTTCATTTAATTACAGATGGAAGAGATGTAGCACCTGATTCATGTGCCATTTATATTAAAGAAATTTTAGATATTTGTAATGAAAATATTAGTATTGCAAGTATTTCTGGTCGTTATTATGCAATGGATAGGGATAATAGATGGGAGAGAATACAAAAAGCATACGATTCAATTGTTTTTGCAAAAAACACTTCCACAGAAGATATTTTATCTTATGTTTCTAACTCTTATGAAAATGACATTTATGATGAGTTTATTGAACCGTGTACTTTTAATAATTATCAAGGCTTTAGCGCTAATGATGGTATAATTTTTGCTAACTTTAGGTCCGATAGAATGAGAGAAATGTCTGCATGTATTTCAGATTCTTCTTTTAGTGAATTTAAGCGTTTTAAAGAGAATTTATTTATAGCAACCATGACACAATATAATAAAAATCTTCCCTTACCTATCATGTTTCCAAAAGAAATACCACTTAATACCTTAGGAGATGTGATTTCAAATGCAGGTTTAAGTCAAGTACATACCTCAGAAACTGAAAAATATGCCCATGTTACTTTTTTCTTTAATGGTGGAGTTGAAGAGCCCTTGTTAAATGAAAAAAGAATTTTAATTCCAAGCCCAAATGTTGCTACTTATGATTTACAACCTGAAATGTCAGCGATTGAAGTTTGTGATGCGGTTATATCTTCTATGGAAGAAAACAATGATTTTATTGTTGTTAATTTTGCAAATGGAGATATGGTTGGACATACCGGTTCTTATGATGCAGCGCTTAAATCTGTAGAAGTAGTAGATTCTCAATTGGAACGAATAATAGACAAAGTAAAAGAGTTAAACTACAATCTTGTTTTAACTTCAGATCATGGTAATTGTGAGCGAATGAAAGATGAAAATGGGAAAGTCTTAACCAATCATACTGTTGGTGATGTTTTTTGTTTTGTAATATCAGAAGGTGTTAATAAAATTAACAATGGTTCTTTAAATAATATTGCACCTACTGTATTAAAATTAATGAATCTCCCAATTCCTACAGAAATGGATGAAGCATTATTTTAA
- a CDS encoding PBP1A family penicillin-binding protein: MKYVLGFFAILSLSIASWIIYLYANIRFDIDKVVNYNPPLTTQFFDKNGELVANIFQKEHRLYVKYDDIPPRIIEGLIAIEDTMFFEHNGINLDAISRAIIKDIKARKLVEGASTLSQQLVKTLVLSREKKILRKIKEILLTLRLETILSKEEILERYLNQVYFGHGYYGIKTAALGYFKKELYELSLKEIAMLVGLPRAPSFYDPTRNLKFSLARANQVIRRMHKIGWINKSEYDASITAVPIVYKQTLTQNKAPYIIDYALKQLKNNVKDLRSSGYKVQLTIDLKAQQIAREGLNHAYALILKRDVKSFERDKIAYVKAKEKIRKLKIKVENGSFTVPSKYDQEGKEREDWINPLSIPKKLAYIKEREVINEETGISTIELISTRVDTLNAAQITIESSSGKIITMLGGIDYKKSSFNRVIQSQRQPGSSIKPFLYQKALDSGYSPATNLIDISRTYSYKDGDEEKQWKPRNYVEGNYKGFVPLREALVHSRNLATINLVTDLGIDVVYNGLKEYGMKKIPFDLSITLGSFAMSPYKLTQAYSMFSNNGVQVKPYLISSIINKNNTKINFEKEETYITSPAQTYLMTSILYDTVNRGTGRMARVKGLDVAGKTGTTNNNVDAWFAGYTPSMLTITWFGNDDNKPMGRRETGGRAAGPAFAYFYKNYLKIHPEIPRKFIKPEEVRTSIINGKKEYFTDISKLPEVIRVPQNEEEQIEF; the protein is encoded by the coding sequence ATGAAATATGTATTAGGTTTTTTCGCAATTCTTTCTTTAAGTATTGCTTCATGGATTATATATTTATATGCAAATATACGATTTGATATAGATAAGGTTGTTAATTACAATCCACCTTTGACCACACAATTTTTTGATAAAAATGGAGAGTTGGTTGCAAATATTTTTCAAAAAGAACATCGTTTATATGTTAAATACGATGATATCCCTCCTCGTATTATAGAAGGGCTAATTGCTATTGAAGATACTATGTTTTTTGAACATAATGGAATTAACTTAGATGCAATATCACGAGCTATAATTAAAGATATAAAAGCAAGAAAACTTGTAGAAGGCGCTAGTACTTTAAGCCAACAGTTAGTAAAAACACTGGTATTAAGCAGAGAAAAAAAGATTTTACGAAAAATAAAAGAAATTTTATTAACACTAAGACTTGAAACCATTTTAAGTAAAGAAGAAATTCTTGAAAGATATTTAAATCAGGTTTATTTTGGACATGGTTATTATGGTATTAAAACAGCAGCTTTGGGTTATTTTAAAAAAGAATTGTATGAATTGTCTTTAAAAGAAATAGCTATGTTAGTAGGACTTCCAAGAGCTCCAAGTTTTTACGATCCAACTAGAAATTTAAAATTCTCACTTGCTAGGGCTAATCAAGTTATAAGAAGAATGCATAAAATTGGTTGGATTAATAAAAGCGAATATGATGCTTCTATTACTGCTGTTCCTATTGTATATAAACAAACACTTACTCAAAACAAAGCACCTTATATTATTGATTACGCATTAAAACAGTTAAAAAATAATGTGAAAGACCTAAGAAGCTCTGGTTATAAAGTACAATTAACTATAGATTTAAAAGCACAGCAAATTGCAAGAGAAGGTTTAAATCATGCTTATGCATTAATTTTAAAAAGAGATGTCAAGAGTTTTGAAAGAGATAAAATAGCCTACGTAAAAGCCAAAGAGAAAATAAGAAAATTAAAAATAAAAGTAGAAAATGGTAGTTTTACTGTTCCTTCAAAATATGACCAAGAAGGAAAAGAAAGAGAAGATTGGATCAATCCTTTATCCATTCCTAAAAAACTTGCTTATATAAAAGAAAGAGAAGTAATTAATGAAGAAACAGGAATAAGTACCATAGAACTTATTTCTACCCGTGTAGATACATTAAATGCAGCACAAATAACTATTGAGAGCTCTAGTGGTAAAATTATTACGATGTTGGGTGGAATTGATTATAAAAAATCTTCCTTTAACAGAGTAATTCAGTCCCAAAGACAACCCGGATCTTCTATAAAACCATTTTTATATCAAAAAGCTTTAGACAGTGGATATTCGCCTGCTACTAATTTAATTGATATTTCAAGAACATATTCATATAAAGATGGAGATGAAGAAAAACAATGGAAACCTAGAAATTATGTAGAAGGTAATTACAAAGGTTTTGTTCCTTTAAGAGAAGCATTGGTTCATTCAAGAAACCTAGCAACGATTAATTTAGTAACTGATTTAGGAATAGATGTTGTATACAATGGATTAAAAGAATATGGCATGAAAAAAATTCCTTTTGATTTATCTATAACACTGGGTTCTTTTGCCATGTCCCCTTATAAACTCACCCAAGCATATTCTATGTTTTCAAATAATGGTGTACAAGTTAAACCCTATCTTATAAGCAGTATTATTAATAAAAACAATACAAAAATAAACTTTGAAAAAGAAGAAACCTATATTACCTCACCTGCTCAAACCTATTTAATGACAAGTATATTATACGATACTGTTAACCGTGGAACGGGAAGAATGGCAAGAGTAAAAGGTTTAGATGTTGCAGGAAAAACGGGAACAACCAATAACAATGTAGATGCATGGTTTGCTGGTTATACCCCAAGCATGCTAACAATCACTTGGTTTGGAAATGATGACAATAAACCTATGGGAAGACGTGAAACAGGAGGAAGAGCAGCAGGTCCAGCGTTTGCTTACTTTTACAAAAACTATTTAAAAATACATCCTGAGATTCCAAGAAAGTTTATAAAACCAGAAGAAGTCAGAACATCAATAATTAATGGCAAAAAAGAATACTTTACGGATATTTCTAAGTTACCAGAAGTGATAAGAGTACCTCAAAATGAAGAAGAACAAATAGAGTTCTAA
- the glnA gene encoding type I glutamate--ammonia ligase codes for MGKFVNNREEFFKYCEENEVQFVDFRFTDLKGMWHHISYMMSAVTAEQLEFGMPFDGSSVDAWQPINKSDMILKPDVVTAFLDPFTADSTIIVICDVYDIYKGQLYEKCPRSIAKKSLQHLTESGVGDVAYFGPENEFFVFDDVKIIDSINESYYRVDSDEGEWASSTDYESGNMGHRPGTKGGYFPVQPTDSMVDLRAEMMLVLEQVGLEVILGHHEVAQGQGEIGIVFDGLIEAADNVQKYKYVCKMVAHLNGKTCTFMPKPLLGDNGNGMHVHQSIWKDGRNLFYNEGEYGNLSDMARHYTGGIFKHARALAAFTNPSTNSYKRLIPGFEAPNILTYSSQNRSAACRIPYGAGEKATRIEMRFPDSAACPYLAFAAMMMAGLDGIKNKIEPIGPMDEDLFEMPLDEIRERNIPQMPHTLRGSLEALIRDNEFLLPAFTKDMVDTYQHYKFETQVWPDEARPTAFEFKTTYSC; via the coding sequence ATGGGAAAATTTGTAAACAATAGAGAAGAATTTTTTAAATACTGTGAAGAAAATGAAGTACAATTTGTTGACTTTAGATTTACAGATTTAAAAGGAATGTGGCACCATATTTCATATATGATGAGCGCTGTTACTGCTGAGCAATTAGAATTTGGTATGCCTTTTGATGGTTCATCCGTTGATGCATGGCAACCAATTAACAAATCTGATATGATTTTAAAACCAGATGTTGTAACTGCATTCTTAGATCCATTTACTGCTGATTCTACAATTATTGTTATTTGTGATGTTTATGACATTTACAAGGGACAATTATATGAAAAATGTCCACGATCTATTGCTAAAAAATCTTTACAGCATTTAACTGAAAGTGGTGTTGGTGATGTTGCTTATTTTGGACCAGAAAATGAATTTTTTGTTTTTGATGATGTTAAAATAATTGATTCAATTAATGAATCGTATTATAGAGTTGATTCAGATGAGGGTGAATGGGCAAGTTCAACTGATTATGAATCTGGTAACATGGGTCACAGACCAGGAACTAAAGGTGGTTACTTCCCCGTACAACCAACAGATTCAATGGTAGATTTACGTGCAGAAATGATGCTTGTTTTAGAACAAGTTGGATTAGAAGTAATCTTAGGACATCATGAAGTTGCTCAAGGTCAAGGTGAAATTGGAATTGTTTTTGATGGTTTAATCGAAGCTGCTGATAATGTACAAAAATACAAATATGTTTGTAAAATGGTTGCACATTTAAATGGTAAAACGTGTACATTTATGCCTAAACCTTTATTGGGTGATAATGGAAATGGTATGCATGTTCATCAATCAATTTGGAAAGATGGTAGAAACTTATTTTACAATGAAGGTGAATATGGTAATTTATCTGATATGGCAAGACATTACACGGGTGGTATATTTAAACATGCACGTGCACTTGCAGCATTTACTAACCCATCAACTAACTCTTACAAAAGATTAATTCCTGGATTTGAAGCGCCAAACATTTTGACTTATTCTTCTCAAAACAGATCAGCTGCTTGTAGAATTCCTTATGGTGCTGGTGAAAAAGCGACTAGAATTGAAATGAGATTCCCTGATTCTGCTGCTTGTCCTTATTTAGCATTTGCTGCTATGATGATGGCTGGACTTGATGGAATTAAAAATAAAATTGAACCAATTGGTCCAATGGATGAAGATTTATTTGAAATGCCTTTAGATGAAATTAGAGAAAGAAATATTCCTCAAATGCCTCATACTTTAAGAGGTTCGCTAGAAGCTTTAATTAGAGACAATGAATTCTTATTACCTGCTTTTACAAAAGATATGGTTGATACGTATCAACACTATAAATTTGAAACACAAGTGTGGCCTGATGAAGCCAGACCAACTGCTTTTGAATTTAAAACAACGTATTCTTGTTAA
- a CDS encoding histidinol-phosphatase yields MRVDLHNHTVLCNHADGSMEDFIKRAIDLKIDIYGFSDHAPMHFDPKYRMKLSEKNKYEHDVLFLQEKYKNQIEILLAYEVDYMQNTSLILKDVLESKVDYLIGSIHFIGNKNDDGLWGFDNPEFIGKYKEKNIDLIWEDYFYVIEAMAKSSLFDIVGHIDLIKVFKYLPKKDIRLIAKNALKAIKKSNMVLELNAAGLRKPIKETYPSSLLLEEAFSLDIPITFSSDAHSIEQVGFAYEEVSALAKKVGYSKCVTFREREKIFLEF; encoded by the coding sequence ATGAGAGTAGACCTACACAACCATACTGTTCTATGCAATCATGCCGATGGTTCTATGGAAGATTTTATTAAAAGAGCAATTGATTTAAAAATTGATATTTATGGTTTTTCTGATCATGCGCCTATGCATTTTGACCCCAAATACAGAATGAAATTAAGTGAAAAAAACAAGTATGAACATGATGTATTGTTTTTACAAGAAAAATACAAAAATCAAATTGAAATTCTTTTGGCGTATGAAGTAGATTATATGCAAAATACTTCTTTAATTTTAAAAGATGTTTTAGAAAGTAAGGTGGATTATTTAATTGGTTCAATTCATTTTATAGGCAATAAAAATGACGATGGATTATGGGGTTTTGATAATCCAGAATTCATTGGTAAATACAAAGAAAAAAATATTGATTTAATTTGGGAAGACTATTTTTATGTAATAGAAGCTATGGCTAAAAGTTCTTTATTTGATATCGTGGGACACATCGATTTGATTAAAGTATTTAAATATTTACCTAAAAAAGACATAAGATTAATTGCAAAAAATGCATTAAAAGCTATTAAAAAATCAAATATGGTGCTTGAGTTAAATGCTGCTGGTTTACGCAAACCAATAAAAGAGACTTACCCTTCTTCTTTACTTTTAGAAGAAGCTTTTTCTCTTGATATTCCTATTACTTTTTCTTCAGATGCTCATAGTATTGAGCAAGTTGGTTTTGCTTATGAAGAAGTAAGTGCACTTGCTAAAAAGGTTGGATACAGTAAATGTGTAACTTTTAGAGAGCGAGAAAAGATTTTTCTGGAATTTTAA
- a CDS encoding molybdenum cofactor biosynthesis protein MoaE, which produces MVIEFHFYLLFVEDDFKVNISNALQLIDGDLPVQDITNAWYEEFRNSNYGAIITFVGIVRDENDIEGLSFDIYEPILISWFNTWQEKAKKQNALVLMAHAKGDVANHRSSYIAAVCSPKRRVALELIDQFVEDFKKSAPIWKYDLIEGKRVYAKERSTQIQGAGILN; this is translated from the coding sequence ATGGTGATAGAATTTCACTTTTACCTCCTGTTTGTGGAGGATGATTTTAAAGTGAATATTTCAAATGCTTTACAACTAATTGATGGGGACTTACCTGTTCAAGATATAACAAACGCATGGTATGAAGAGTTTAGAAATTCTAATTATGGAGCTATTATTACTTTTGTTGGTATTGTTAGGGATGAGAATGATATAGAAGGTTTGTCTTTTGATATTTATGAACCTATTTTAATTTCTTGGTTTAACACTTGGCAAGAAAAAGCAAAAAAACAAAATGCACTTGTATTAATGGCACATGCAAAGGGCGATGTAGCTAATCATAGGTCTTCCTACATAGCTGCTGTTTGCTCCCCTAAAAGAAGAGTTGCTTTAGAATTAATTGATCAATTTGTAGAAGATTTCAAAAAATCTGCTCCTATTTGGAAATATGATTTAATTGAGGGAAAAAGAGTGTATGCAAAAGAGCGAAGTACACAAATACAAGGTGCTGGTATTTTAAATTAA
- a CDS encoding MoaD/ThiS family protein — MVKVEFLGPISNEALNIDINNLSQLGEILQKIENVSSWLETCAVAVNDTMVSSKDHVLKDGDRISLLPPVCGG, encoded by the coding sequence ATGGTAAAAGTAGAATTTTTAGGACCAATTAGTAATGAAGCTTTAAATATTGACATAAATAATTTATCGCAGTTGGGCGAAATCTTGCAAAAAATTGAAAATGTATCTTCTTGGTTAGAAACCTGTGCAGTGGCTGTAAATGATACTATGGTTTCTTCAAAAGACCATGTTTTAAAAGATGGTGATAGAATTTCACTTTTACCTCCTGTTTGTGGAGGATGA
- a CDS encoding undecaprenyl-diphosphate phosphatase, which produces MQIFDAIVLGVIEGLTEFLPISSTGHLIVASKFLGLEQNAITKAYEMIIQFAAILAVVLHYPSKFTFKYIDLWMKVALSFLPLGIIGFLCADFIKSLFSVQIVAVMFIIGGIVFIIVEQFYKEEKALTKDVEDITYKQSFYIGLAQVFALIPGTSRAGSSIIGAMLVKLDRKTAAEFSFLLAIPVLCATTAYDLVKHYEEFLSSDLLVLFIGFAVSFVVAYLAIKIFLRFLENFTFIAFGIYRIVFGIVLLILF; this is translated from the coding sequence ATACAAATATTTGATGCAATTGTTTTAGGTGTAATTGAAGGTTTAACAGAATTTTTGCCAATATCTTCTACAGGGCACTTAATAGTTGCTAGTAAATTTTTAGGGCTGGAACAAAATGCTATTACAAAAGCCTATGAAATGATTATTCAATTTGCTGCTATTTTAGCTGTTGTTTTGCATTATCCTTCTAAATTTACTTTTAAATATATTGATTTGTGGATGAAAGTAGCCCTTTCTTTTTTACCTCTTGGAATTATTGGTTTTTTATGCGCAGATTTTATTAAATCCTTATTTTCCGTACAAATAGTGGCTGTTATGTTTATTATTGGAGGAATTGTATTTATAATAGTAGAACAATTTTATAAAGAAGAAAAAGCACTTACGAAAGATGTTGAAGATATTACTTATAAACAATCTTTTTATATTGGCTTAGCGCAAGTATTTGCTTTAATTCCAGGAACTTCGCGAGCTGGATCTAGCATTATTGGAGCTATGCTTGTAAAATTAGATAGAAAAACGGCAGCTGAATTTTCATTTTTATTGGCCATTCCTGTATTATGTGCTACTACTGCTTATGATTTAGTAAAACACTATGAGGAGTTTTTATCTTCTGATCTTTTGGTTTTATTTATAGGTTTTGCTGTATCTTTTGTAGTAGCTTACCTTGCAATAAAAATATTTTTACGTTTTTTAGAAAATTTTACTTTTATTGCTTTTGGTATTTATAGAATAGTTTTTGGTATTGTTTTATTGATTTTGTTCTAA